From Amphritea atlantica, a single genomic window includes:
- the cysN gene encoding sulfate adenylyltransferase subunit CysN yields the protein MAHSSEMISEDIVQYLKDHEQKSLLRFITCGSVDDGKSTLIGRLLYESKLLFEDQLAAVEAESKKFGTQGDNIDFALLVDGLAAEREQGITIDVAYRFFSTDKRKFIVADTPGHEQYTRNMVTGASTADVAILMVDARRGILTQTRRHSYLTSLIGIPHIVVAINKMDLVDYSEQTYTQIKEDYTEFARQIGIEQITFIPMSALAGDNITAPSSNMPWYHGTTLMGYLETVQVDDELMQKQPFRMAVQWVNRPNLDFRGFSGQLASGVIQPGDRIRALPSGKESTIATISTYDGNLPQAVAGQSVTLTLNDEIDISRGDMLTSAEEPASIGKQFETTIIWMHEEPLMPGRTYLMQIGSKTVTASITDIKHQVNVNTMEHLAAKKLELNGIGECNISLDQNIAFDAYKANRDTGSFILIDRMTNNTVGAGLINFALRRSTNITVQHTEVNKAVRSTLKSQKPCIIWLTGLSGSGKSTIADLVEQKLLASGHHTYLLDGDNVRHGLNKDLGFTDQDRVENIRRIAEVARLMVDAGLIVITSFISPFRAERQMARDMVEAGEFIEIFVNTPLDVAEDRDVKGLYKKARRGELKNFTGIDSPYETPETPELDLKTVEITPEEAADKVIELLKQKQMI from the coding sequence ATGGCACATTCATCAGAGATGATATCTGAAGATATCGTTCAATACCTGAAAGACCACGAACAGAAAAGCCTGCTGCGCTTTATCACCTGCGGCAGTGTTGATGATGGTAAAAGCACCCTGATCGGACGTCTGCTATACGAATCAAAGCTACTCTTCGAAGACCAACTGGCAGCGGTTGAAGCTGAATCCAAAAAATTCGGAACTCAGGGCGACAATATTGACTTTGCCCTGCTGGTTGATGGGCTGGCGGCTGAGCGTGAACAAGGCATCACCATCGATGTTGCCTACCGCTTCTTCTCTACCGATAAGCGTAAGTTTATCGTTGCAGACACCCCCGGGCATGAACAATACACCCGTAACATGGTCACCGGCGCGTCCACCGCTGACGTCGCAATTCTGATGGTGGATGCCCGCCGTGGCATCCTGACCCAGACCCGTCGTCACAGCTACCTGACCTCCCTCATCGGCATTCCGCATATCGTCGTCGCGATCAACAAGATGGACCTGGTGGACTACTCCGAGCAGACCTACACACAGATCAAAGAGGACTATACCGAATTTGCCCGGCAGATCGGTATTGAGCAGATCACCTTTATTCCGATGTCGGCGCTGGCCGGTGACAACATCACTGCACCCAGCAGCAACATGCCCTGGTATCACGGCACCACACTGATGGGTTATCTGGAAACCGTACAGGTCGATGATGAGCTGATGCAGAAACAGCCGTTCCGTATGGCGGTTCAATGGGTAAACCGTCCTAACCTGGATTTCCGTGGTTTCTCGGGCCAGCTGGCCAGCGGGGTTATCCAGCCGGGCGACCGCATCCGTGCACTCCCTTCAGGCAAAGAGAGCACCATTGCCACCATCTCAACCTATGATGGCAACCTGCCACAGGCCGTTGCAGGCCAGTCCGTCACGCTGACACTGAATGACGAGATTGATATCTCCCGCGGCGACATGCTCACCTCTGCTGAAGAGCCCGCATCCATAGGTAAACAGTTTGAAACCACTATCATCTGGATGCATGAAGAACCGTTGATGCCAGGCCGTACTTACCTGATGCAGATCGGCAGCAAAACCGTCACCGCATCGATTACCGATATCAAGCATCAGGTGAACGTTAACACGATGGAACACCTGGCCGCTAAAAAGCTGGAACTGAACGGCATCGGCGAATGTAATATCAGCCTTGATCAGAACATCGCCTTCGATGCTTATAAAGCCAACCGTGATACCGGCAGCTTCATCCTTATCGACCGGATGACCAATAATACCGTGGGCGCAGGCCTGATAAACTTTGCCCTTCGCCGAAGCACCAACATCACCGTGCAGCACACCGAAGTGAACAAAGCGGTCCGCTCAACACTGAAATCTCAGAAGCCATGCATTATCTGGCTAACAGGCCTGTCAGGGTCGGGTAAATCAACCATTGCTGACCTGGTCGAACAGAAACTGCTGGCATCCGGCCACCATACCTACCTGCTGGATGGTGACAACGTCCGCCACGGTCTGAATAAAGACCTCGGCTTCACCGATCAGGACCGGGTGGAAAACATCCGCCGTATCGCCGAAGTCGCCAGACTGATGGTCGATGCGGGGCTGATTGTTATCACCTCGTTCATCTCCCCTTTCCGGGCAGAACGACAAATGGCACGGGACATGGTTGAAGCGGGCGAATTTATCGAGATTTTCGTCAACACTCCGCTGGACGTTGCAGAAGACCGGGACGTAAAAGGCCTGTATAAAAAAGCCCGCCGTGGCGAGCTGAAAAACTTCACTGGCATCGACTCACCTTATGAAACACCCGAGACCCCGGAACTCGACCTGAAAACAGTCGAAATAACACCTGAAGAGGCCGCCGATAAAGTCATTGAACTGCTTAAACAGAAGCAGATGATTTAA
- a CDS encoding four helix bundle protein: MGFENLDVWKRSCRLSCEVYKSMADCRDYGFKDQITRSSLSIPSNIAEGFERGSIKDKRKFYLYARGSAGELKTQVYIGQRIGYVSSEAGNHWCDELVDIQKMLTGLIKKAEG, from the coding sequence ATGGGATTTGAAAATCTGGACGTATGGAAACGTTCTTGTCGCTTGAGTTGTGAAGTTTATAAATCGATGGCTGATTGTCGTGATTATGGTTTTAAGGATCAGATCACACGGAGTAGTTTGTCTATTCCCAGTAATATAGCTGAGGGATTTGAACGGGGTTCGATTAAGGATAAAAGGAAGTTTTATCTCTACGCCCGGGGCTCTGCTGGAGAACTTAAAACCCAGGTCTATATCGGTCAGCGAATTGGTTATGTCTCTTCTGAGGCGGGGAATCACTGGTGTGATGAGCTCGTCGATATTCAGAAAATGCTGACAGGCTTGATAAAGAAAGCGGAGGGATGA
- a CDS encoding mannose-1-phosphate guanylyltransferase/mannose-6-phosphate isomerase translates to MIPVIMAGGSGTRLWPLSRTQYPKQFLGLNSDLSMLQETVKRLGSVDQVCLICNEEHRFLAAEQMRVANQSCSIFLEPVGRNTAPAIALAAIDAVNKGLGGECLLVLAADHVIEDEQTFQKVIAQAEPLAKEGCLVTFGIVPTHAETGYGYIKADVRKGDDQSRDAYPVAEFVEKPDLETAQTYLDEGGYYWNSGMFMFRADRYLEELGKFRPDILEACQKAMLDTSTDMDFIRVDAEAFKACPDESVDYAVMEPLCAAEGADSVVVLPLDAGWSDVGSWTALWEIKDKDSDGNVINGDVIAHSTRNSYVMSTSRLVTTLGVDNLIVVDTPDALLVADKSKIQDVKKIVSEIKDNNRNETFQHREVYRPWGKYDSIDVGERYQVKRITVKPGARLSVQKHHHRAEHWVVVSGTAKVTKGEETFLVTENQSTYIPLGEIHCLENPGMVALELIEIQSGSYLGEDDIVRLDDQYGRA, encoded by the coding sequence ATGATCCCTGTAATTATGGCGGGTGGCTCTGGTACCCGTCTCTGGCCACTTTCCCGCACTCAGTATCCAAAGCAGTTTCTTGGGCTTAACAGCGATCTTTCAATGCTGCAGGAGACGGTAAAGCGGTTGGGCAGTGTTGATCAGGTGTGCCTGATCTGTAATGAGGAACACCGTTTTCTGGCGGCAGAGCAGATGCGGGTTGCGAATCAATCCTGTTCTATCTTTCTCGAGCCTGTCGGGCGTAATACGGCACCGGCCATTGCGCTGGCTGCTATCGATGCGGTTAATAAAGGGTTGGGTGGCGAGTGTTTGTTGGTGCTTGCTGCGGATCATGTGATTGAGGACGAGCAGACCTTCCAAAAGGTGATTGCTCAGGCAGAACCTCTGGCTAAAGAGGGGTGTCTGGTGACCTTTGGTATTGTGCCGACGCATGCGGAAACGGGTTATGGGTATATTAAAGCCGATGTCCGGAAAGGTGACGATCAGTCGCGTGACGCGTATCCGGTGGCTGAGTTTGTTGAAAAGCCTGATCTGGAAACCGCTCAGACTTATCTGGATGAGGGTGGCTATTACTGGAACAGCGGTATGTTTATGTTCCGGGCAGACCGTTATCTGGAAGAACTGGGTAAGTTCCGTCCCGATATTCTTGAAGCGTGTCAGAAGGCGATGCTGGACACCTCGACCGATATGGATTTTATCCGGGTAGACGCTGAGGCTTTCAAAGCCTGTCCGGATGAGTCGGTTGACTATGCGGTGATGGAGCCTCTTTGCGCGGCAGAAGGCGCTGATAGTGTGGTTGTACTGCCTCTTGATGCGGGCTGGAGTGATGTCGGTAGCTGGACGGCCCTGTGGGAGATTAAGGATAAAGACAGCGACGGCAATGTGATTAATGGTGATGTTATCGCTCACAGCACCCGCAATTCGTATGTTATGTCGACCAGTCGACTGGTCACGACGCTGGGTGTGGATAACCTGATTGTCGTTGATACACCGGATGCTTTGCTGGTGGCTGATAAAAGCAAGATTCAGGATGTTAAGAAGATCGTTTCTGAAATCAAAGATAACAACCGGAATGAAACCTTTCAGCACCGGGAGGTATACCGTCCCTGGGGTAAATATGACTCGATTGATGTGGGCGAGCGCTATCAGGTTAAACGTATTACGGTGAAGCCGGGCGCGCGTTTATCTGTACAGAAGCACCACCACCGTGCCGAACACTGGGTCGTGGTGAGCGGCACGGCAAAAGTGACCAAAGGTGAAGAGACGTTCCTGGTCACTGAAAACCAGTCCACCTACATCCCGTTAGGCGAGATTCACTGCCTGGAAAACCCGGGGATGGTGGCGCTTGAGCTGATAGAGATACAGTCGGGGTCCTATCTGGGAGAGGATGATATAGTCCGGCTGGATGATCAGTATGGGAGGGCGTAA
- a CDS encoding GDP-mannose mannosyl hydrolase has translation MDNSFLSSDDFRRVVDSTPLISIDLVVKSPDGRVLLGKRLNKPAKDFWFVPGGRVLKNERLADAFSRLTKAELGVEIAIQDARYLGLYEHFYDDSALSDSVSTHYVVNAFVIELSEAVTALPVEQHSDYRWLSEDELLSADDVHNHSKWYFLNEKGYSV, from the coding sequence ATGGATAATAGCTTTCTTTCTTCTGATGACTTTCGTCGCGTGGTTGATTCAACGCCTCTGATCTCGATTGATCTGGTGGTTAAGTCACCTGATGGCAGGGTTTTGCTGGGAAAGCGGTTGAATAAACCCGCCAAAGATTTTTGGTTTGTGCCGGGTGGGCGGGTTTTAAAGAATGAGCGTTTAGCCGATGCATTTTCCCGGCTGACTAAAGCTGAGCTGGGGGTTGAAATCGCGATTCAGGATGCCCGTTATCTTGGTTTGTATGAACATTTTTATGATGACAGTGCGTTGAGTGATAGTGTTTCTACACACTATGTTGTTAATGCGTTTGTAATAGAATTGAGCGAGGCTGTGACGGCCCTGCCGGTTGAGCAGCACAGTGATTATCGGTGGTTGTCTGAAGATGAGTTATTAAGCGCTGATGATGTGCATAACCACTCTAAGTGGTATTTTCTGAACGAAAAAGGATATTCTGTATGA
- a CDS encoding GxxExxY protein: MGRDFLTDKVIGCAIEVHRQLGPGLLESSYESCLMYELAQARVDARAQVSLPVAYKGMSIDAGYRIDILIPGELILELKSVDKLMPIHTAQMLTYLKLSGIRKGLVINFNVGKLINGLKRVVL; encoded by the coding sequence ATGGGAAGGGATTTTCTCACGGATAAAGTAATTGGGTGCGCGATTGAGGTTCACCGTCAATTAGGGCCTGGGTTACTTGAGTCTAGCTATGAGAGTTGTTTGATGTATGAATTAGCTCAGGCTAGAGTTGATGCGCGGGCACAGGTTTCGTTGCCTGTGGCCTACAAAGGAATGAGTATCGATGCAGGATACCGCATTGATATCCTGATTCCTGGTGAGCTGATTCTTGAACTTAAGTCTGTTGATAAGTTGATGCCTATACATACAGCTCAAATGCTAACTTACCTTAAGTTATCAGGGATTAGAAAAGGCCTTGTGATTAACTTCAATGTAGGTAAGTTAATCAATGGACTTAAAAGGGTCGTGCTTTAA
- a CDS encoding GDP-L-fucose synthase — protein sequence MTKVFVAGHKGMVGSAICRKLAADGSVDVVTASRDELDLLSQADVARFFNEHRFDQVYLAAAKVGGIWANNEYPAEFIYQNLTIQNNVIHSAYQSGVKKLLFLGSSCIYPKLAEQPMQESALLTGVLEPTNEPYAIAKIAGIKMCESYNRQYGVDYRSVMPTNLYGENDNFHPENSHVIPALMRRFHEAKLAGDAEVVVWGTGKPMREFLHVDDMAAASVFVMNADKDIYAANTETMLSHLNVGTGEDCTIAEMALTMAEVVGFEGEVVFDSTKPDGTPRKLMDVSKLNALGWKYSISLKDGLAMTYEWFLQHQDSFRA from the coding sequence ATGACTAAAGTTTTTGTAGCGGGCCATAAGGGGATGGTTGGTTCTGCTATCTGTCGGAAGCTTGCGGCTGATGGTTCTGTGGATGTTGTTACAGCTTCCCGTGATGAACTGGACCTGCTTTCACAGGCTGATGTTGCCCGTTTTTTTAATGAACATAGGTTTGATCAGGTGTATCTGGCAGCCGCTAAGGTGGGCGGTATCTGGGCGAATAATGAATACCCGGCTGAGTTTATCTATCAGAACCTGACTATTCAGAATAATGTCATCCATTCTGCTTATCAGTCGGGTGTTAAGAAGCTACTGTTTCTTGGATCGTCTTGTATCTACCCAAAACTAGCGGAGCAACCGATGCAGGAAAGTGCTCTGTTGACCGGCGTGCTGGAGCCGACTAACGAGCCTTATGCGATTGCCAAAATTGCCGGTATTAAGATGTGTGAATCTTATAATCGTCAGTATGGTGTTGATTACCGCAGTGTGATGCCGACCAACCTGTACGGTGAGAATGATAATTTTCATCCTGAGAACTCCCATGTCATACCCGCGCTGATGCGTCGCTTTCATGAAGCGAAACTTGCCGGTGATGCTGAGGTGGTTGTCTGGGGCACCGGCAAGCCTATGCGTGAGTTTCTGCATGTGGATGATATGGCCGCTGCATCTGTATTTGTAATGAATGCCGATAAGGATATCTATGCCGCTAATACTGAAACCATGTTGTCGCATCTGAATGTCGGCACCGGTGAGGATTGCACCATCGCTGAGATGGCCCTGACTATGGCAGAGGTTGTTGGTTTTGAAGGTGAGGTGGTATTTGATTCAACCAAACCGGATGGTACGCCCCGTAAGCTGATGGATGTTAGCAAACTGAATGCGCTGGGCTGGAAATATTCGATCAGTTTGAAAGACGGCCTGGCGATGACCTATGAGTGGTTCTTACAGCATCAGGATAGCTTTAGAGCGTAA
- the gmd gene encoding GDP-mannose 4,6-dehydratase, with amino-acid sequence MTNKVALITGVTGQDGSYLAEFLLDKGYEVHGIKRRASSFNTERVDHIYKDSHEEDVKFHLHYGDLTDTSNLTRIIQQVQPDEIYNLGAQSHVAVSFESPEYTADVDAIGTLRLLEAIRFLGLEKKTRFYQASTSELFGEVQETPQRETTPFYPRSPYAAAKMYAYWITVNYRESYGMYACNGILFNHESPRRGETFVTRKITRAIANIAQGLEKCLYLGNMDALRDWGHAKDYVRMQWMMLQQEQPEDFVIATGKQISVRDFVRMSAAEVGITLEFKGEGVDEYAVVAGIEGDNAPALSVGDVVVRVDPKYFRPAEVETLLGDPTKAKEKLGWTPEITVEEMCAEMVLNDLNKAKQHALLKKHGYDVNVVLEH; translated from the coding sequence ATGACAAATAAAGTCGCACTCATTACCGGTGTAACCGGCCAGGATGGCTCTTACCTAGCGGAGTTTCTGCTGGACAAAGGCTATGAAGTACACGGGATCAAGCGTCGGGCTTCCTCTTTTAATACTGAACGTGTGGATCATATCTACAAAGACAGCCATGAAGAGGATGTTAAGTTTCACTTGCACTATGGCGATCTGACGGACACCTCAAACCTGACACGGATTATCCAGCAGGTGCAACCGGATGAGATCTATAACCTGGGGGCGCAGTCTCACGTTGCTGTGTCGTTTGAGTCACCGGAATATACTGCGGATGTCGATGCTATCGGTACCTTGCGTTTGTTGGAAGCGATTCGGTTTCTGGGGCTGGAAAAGAAAACCCGCTTTTACCAGGCGTCTACTTCTGAGCTGTTTGGTGAGGTGCAGGAAACGCCACAGCGTGAGACGACACCGTTTTATCCCCGTTCGCCTTATGCGGCTGCAAAGATGTATGCCTACTGGATCACTGTAAATTACCGTGAATCCTACGGAATGTATGCCTGCAATGGTATTCTGTTTAACCATGAATCTCCTCGTCGCGGTGAGACCTTTGTCACCCGTAAAATTACCCGTGCGATTGCCAATATTGCTCAGGGCTTAGAGAAGTGCCTGTATCTGGGTAATATGGATGCCTTACGGGACTGGGGCCATGCTAAAGACTACGTGCGGATGCAGTGGATGATGCTGCAACAGGAACAGCCGGAGGATTTTGTTATCGCCACCGGTAAGCAGATCTCGGTGCGTGACTTCGTGCGGATGTCTGCTGCTGAAGTTGGCATCACGCTTGAGTTTAAAGGGGAAGGCGTTGATGAATATGCGGTTGTGGCCGGAATCGAGGGTGATAACGCTCCGGCACTGAGTGTGGGCGATGTTGTTGTCCGGGTTGATCCTAAATACTTCCGTCCGGCTGAAGTTGAAACGTTGTTGGGTGATCCAACCAAGGCCAAAGAGAAGTTGGGCTGGACACCTGAGATCACCGTCGAAGAGATGTGTGCCGAGATGGTGCTGAACGATCTGAATAAAGCCAAACAGCATGCTCTGCTTAAAAAACACGGCTATGACGTGAATGTTGTTTTAGAGCATTAA
- a CDS encoding oligosaccharide flippase family protein, protein MIKRLKLKVFSQREIILQTILSFSVRIIAALSAFLLSIVIGRQLGAEQAGYYFLSFSIISFFASISRVGFDNTVLRFIGAALPVSEWNTVRFVLRYSMCIVGCVSMVAGVSLYLLADWISQVVFGQTDLAPVLQSMAPAVFGLALLTLLAMALQGLRRVVASVFSLNISANILIAIILVLFSLDSAKIAGWSFSFAMLLTMAVAARLLYRCLPNTDASITTITNSSDLWRSCLPLWVVMVMGQLTQWSGQFIAGAWVGPEQVAQLAVAQRTSMLASFILMAVNMVVAPRFAAMYKQGDYVGLNSLAINSVRVMVLIVLPIIAIMMLFPYFLMGLFGEGFREGGHLLQILAVGQFINVATGSVGFLLSMSGHEKDLRNTVLISGPIAVGLGFALVPFYGATGSAIATAVAVATQNLVAVWWVKKRLGFNTLAVWR, encoded by the coding sequence ATGATCAAACGTCTTAAGTTAAAAGTATTTAGCCAAAGAGAAATAATCCTACAAACAATTCTAAGCTTTTCAGTTCGAATTATTGCGGCGCTCTCCGCTTTTCTGCTTAGTATTGTTATCGGGCGGCAGCTTGGTGCTGAACAGGCGGGTTACTATTTTTTGTCTTTCAGTATCATCTCTTTCTTTGCCTCTATTTCGCGGGTAGGGTTTGATAATACGGTATTACGCTTTATAGGAGCTGCTCTTCCAGTATCCGAATGGAACACAGTGCGATTCGTATTGCGTTATTCAATGTGCATCGTAGGTTGTGTTTCTATGGTGGCTGGAGTGTCACTCTATCTATTAGCAGATTGGATATCACAAGTTGTGTTTGGTCAAACTGATTTAGCACCAGTATTACAAAGTATGGCGCCTGCTGTTTTTGGTTTAGCGCTACTTACACTGCTGGCGATGGCGCTACAAGGGCTGCGGCGTGTGGTTGCTTCCGTATTTTCTCTTAATATCTCAGCCAATATACTGATAGCTATTATACTAGTATTGTTTAGCCTTGATAGTGCAAAGATAGCTGGTTGGTCATTCTCATTTGCAATGCTGTTAACCATGGCAGTTGCTGCTCGGTTACTCTATAGGTGCCTTCCTAATACTGATGCTTCTATTACAACTATTACAAACAGTTCTGATCTTTGGCGGAGTTGCTTACCACTATGGGTTGTCATGGTTATGGGGCAATTAACTCAATGGTCAGGTCAGTTTATCGCTGGCGCTTGGGTCGGACCTGAACAAGTAGCTCAGTTAGCCGTTGCTCAGCGTACCTCTATGCTTGCCAGCTTTATTTTGATGGCCGTTAATATGGTGGTTGCCCCTCGCTTTGCTGCAATGTATAAACAGGGTGATTATGTGGGGTTAAATTCATTAGCAATTAACTCAGTCCGCGTGATGGTGCTTATTGTATTACCTATCATTGCTATTATGATGCTCTTTCCCTATTTCTTGATGGGGTTGTTTGGTGAAGGTTTTCGTGAGGGAGGGCATTTGTTACAGATCCTTGCTGTAGGGCAGTTTATTAATGTAGCTACTGGCTCCGTTGGTTTTTTATTGAGTATGTCAGGGCATGAAAAAGACTTACGTAATACAGTTCTTATCTCTGGGCCTATAGCAGTAGGACTGGGCTTTGCGTTAGTACCGTTTTATGGGGCTACAGGAAGTGCTATCGCGACTGCCGTTGCTGTGGCAACACAAAATCTTGTTGCTGTCTGGTGGGTAAAAAAACGTCTTGGTTTTAATACACTAGCAGTTTGGCGCTAG
- a CDS encoding glycosyltransferase translates to MSNKLPKILHVLEGLGGGTLTSSSQICNLMVEAGCEVHLIYSPLRDELPENWMDFFSKKIVLHRIDMKRSISPASDLKSLIKILCEYRNIRPDVIHLHCSKAGFIGRIAAMFFPSAKVFYSPRGFGFLQENISSFSKKVYWILEWLASRISGTIIACSYSELEEANKIHSRSILIENAIDVTKVPKKVSNDNSKVKVGTLGRISYQKNPYLFFEVAQYFSSNADIEFIWIGGGDQEMQDLLERQGVTVSGWLEREEAINALTGLDIYLQTSLWEGMPLSVIEASLSGIPAVVTNVIGNRDVVENGVTGYICDDKFAIAEAIERLLLDKGHREKLGDESRSKGLGRFSMERLLSDYSKVYGLNR, encoded by the coding sequence GTGAGTAATAAACTACCTAAAATATTACATGTTCTCGAAGGCTTGGGGGGAGGTACTCTGACTTCTTCTAGCCAAATTTGTAACTTAATGGTTGAAGCAGGTTGTGAAGTGCATCTTATTTATTCACCATTGAGGGATGAGCTTCCAGAAAACTGGATGGATTTTTTTTCAAAAAAAATTGTCTTGCATAGAATTGATATGAAAAGAAGTATTTCACCTGCTTCTGATTTGAAATCTCTAATAAAAATATTATGTGAATATCGTAATATAAGACCGGATGTTATACACCTTCATTGCTCGAAAGCAGGTTTTATCGGGCGGATTGCCGCAATGTTTTTTCCTTCGGCAAAGGTTTTCTATTCGCCTAGAGGTTTCGGTTTTTTGCAAGAAAATATATCCTCTTTTAGTAAAAAAGTTTATTGGATTCTTGAGTGGTTAGCATCTCGTATTTCTGGAACTATTATTGCTTGTTCTTACAGTGAGCTTGAAGAAGCTAATAAAATACATTCACGCTCGATCCTAATAGAAAACGCGATCGATGTGACAAAGGTGCCTAAAAAGGTTAGCAATGATAATAGTAAAGTCAAAGTCGGTACTTTAGGGCGCATAAGCTATCAAAAAAATCCTTATCTGTTTTTTGAAGTAGCTCAATATTTTTCTAGCAATGCAGATATTGAATTCATATGGATAGGTGGCGGAGATCAAGAAATGCAAGACTTACTTGAACGACAAGGTGTTACCGTTAGTGGTTGGCTTGAAAGGGAGGAAGCCATTAATGCATTAACTGGATTGGATATTTATCTTCAAACTTCCCTCTGGGAAGGGATGCCTCTCTCCGTTATTGAAGCTTCTCTGTCTGGCATCCCTGCCGTAGTGACAAATGTAATTGGTAACAGAGATGTTGTTGAAAATGGGGTTACTGGTTATATATGTGATGATAAGTTTGCTATAGCTGAAGCAATTGAACGTCTTCTTTTGGATAAGGGTCATCGTGAAAAGCTTGGAGACGAGTCTAGAAGTAAAGGCTTAGGACGGTTTTCAATGGAACGTTTGCTTTCTGATTATTCTAAGGTCTATGGCTTAAATAGGTGA
- a CDS encoding glycosyltransferase, whose translation MTLEKDRELDSNGVDVSCLSNSEKKQSSIFLWLRAILNSKSLSKELRDSKVVLVYLERALVCTVLASFFLKEKPRIVVNVESDLKHKYGKYGFFSKIVLSFFYRFANDVVFKTAGSSKSFFSFLPNVKAAVHIVNNPVLLSEVGGSDKVDCRMKGFKNILVAGRLHPTKGVWFSIYLYSELIKLDRCYKLLIAGDGVERDSLMMYASSLGLRVGCSAIESMKEVDVLFLGQVSNMADLYQQSDVFLSNSYSESFGLTILESIVNGVPVVVSDFGGVLDEVDSQYIKVLGLTPKNSAGVGDIDPWLSAIKFYSNTRVSSHCIDSFKAGFSDDKYKLNMGRLLSI comes from the coding sequence GTGACATTAGAAAAAGATAGAGAGCTAGACTCCAATGGAGTTGATGTATCTTGTTTATCTAATTCTGAAAAAAAACAATCTTCAATATTTTTATGGTTGCGAGCAATTTTAAATTCTAAGAGTTTATCGAAAGAGTTGCGTGACTCGAAAGTTGTTTTGGTTTATTTGGAAAGAGCGCTGGTTTGTACAGTGTTGGCATCATTTTTTTTAAAAGAAAAGCCGAGAATTGTTGTTAATGTTGAAAGCGATTTGAAACATAAATATGGAAAATATGGTTTCTTTTCAAAGATAGTCCTTTCATTTTTTTATCGTTTTGCTAATGATGTTGTTTTTAAAACGGCTGGCAGCTCAAAGAGTTTTTTTTCTTTCTTGCCAAATGTTAAAGCGGCTGTTCATATTGTTAATAATCCAGTGTTGCTTTCTGAGGTTGGTGGTTCTGATAAAGTTGATTGTAGGATGAAAGGGTTCAAAAATATTCTCGTTGCAGGTCGGTTGCATCCAACAAAAGGTGTTTGGTTTTCTATTTACTTATATTCAGAACTTATAAAATTAGATAGATGTTATAAATTGTTAATTGCAGGTGATGGAGTTGAGAGGGATTCATTAATGATGTATGCCTCTAGTTTGGGTTTAAGAGTTGGTTGTAGTGCCATAGAATCAATGAAAGAGGTAGATGTACTTTTTCTTGGTCAAGTGTCTAATATGGCTGATTTATATCAGCAATCAGATGTCTTTTTATCAAACTCGTATTCGGAATCATTTGGGTTGACTATATTAGAGTCTATCGTAAATGGAGTTCCAGTTGTAGTATCTGACTTTGGCGGTGTACTAGATGAGGTTGACAGTCAGTATATAAAAGTTTTAGGTTTGACGCCTAAGAATTCAGCAGGTGTTGGAGATATAGATCCATGGTTATCCGCAATAAAGTTTTATTCTAATACAAGAGTCAGTAGCCATTGTATTGATTCATTTAAAGCTGGGTTTAGTGATGATAAATATAAATTAAATATGGGTAGATTGTTAAGTATCTGA